A window of Solanum stenotomum isolate F172 chromosome 9, ASM1918654v1, whole genome shotgun sequence genomic DNA:
AAGCAATCCCCCAACCAATGTACCCCGACCTGAACCCACACATCCAAACATCTTCCCACCACTTCATGCCCAAAATACCCAAATCCCATTTTACCACTACCACCAACAAACTAAGCCAACTATTCCAGAACCAATTCCAAATGCAAATCCTGCATATACTCCCGGAAATAACAACCTTAACCCCATCTATGTGGAAACTGTTCCCTTGATCCATAACTACCATGAATCAGAGTCCTCCCAAAAGGACATTCTAATAAAAACCCTGACCGAGAGATTAGATAACTTTGCCAGCAGGGTGCAACATGTGGAAGGAAGCAAGAGGTTGGGAGGACTGAGCTACGAGGATTTTTGTGTACATCCCGACGTAGAACTGCCTGAACGATACAAACTTCCAAAGTTTGAACTGTTTAATGGGATTGGAGATCCCAAAGCCCACCTGCGAATATACTATGACAAGCTTGTAGGGGTGGGGAGAGATGAGAGGATACTCATGAAGTTGTTTATGAGGAGTCTAACCGGAGAGGCTCTATCCTGGTATATTGAACAAGACCCTCGAAAATGGGATGAGTGGGTAAACATGGAAACAGACTTCATGAAAAGGTTTGGATTTAATGTAGAAAATGCACCTGATTGGTTCTACATccaaaacttgaagaaaaagcCCAGTGAATCTTTCAGGGATTACGCAATAAGATGGAGGTTTGAGGCGGCTAGGGCCAGACCTCCCATGGAAGAATCTCAGATGAAAGACTACTTCATCCGTGCTCAAGAACCACAAAATTATGATAGGATGATGCTTGTAGCTGAGAAAAGTTTCGCTGAAATTATCAAATTAGGCGAAAGAATCAAAGAAGGCATAAAAAATGGGACTATCATCAATCTGGAGGCCCTGTAAGCCACCAACAAAGCTCTACAATCCGGAGGAATGACAGAAAATCGGAAGAAAACAGGCTCAGTCATGATGGCTGAGGGGATCAGAACACCTTATAAGTACCAATCAGCAACCCCACCTCCATCTCCATATCCTTTATCTCCGTATCCCAAAACTCCATATCCTTCAGCTCCACCACCTATATCTCCCAACCCCATACCAGTATATTACCAAAATGCTCCTTCTCAATATCAACAAGCTTCATATCCTGTCTATAATGCCCAGCCATCATACTTCAAAACCCCACCACCTACTCAAACACCAAATTACCGAAACAAACCACCATATGAAAGAAGACCTGCCAAGAACTATACCCCTCTAGCCGAGCCCATAGCCCATCTTTATGAGAGACTGAAAGAGGCTGGCTATGTCACCCCAGTTCCTGCATTGCTTGTGGATGTCCACGCAAAATGGTATGACCCTAACAAGGTTTGTGCCTACCATTCTGGGATGAAAGGTCACACTACCGAAGTTTGAAGAGCCCTAAAAGATAAGGTTCAAATGTTGATTGATACTAAGGCCATCCAACTCAAAGATCCAGCACCAAATGTTGCAAATAACCCTCTGCCTAACCATCAGGTCAACATGGTAGAAACCGAGGATACCTCGGATCGAGAGAAATCCATTTGGGTCCTTAAGCCAGAAGAAGCAATGACTACTACCGCCCAGACTCCAATGGTAGTGCAAAGGCGTGCTCCGTTTGAGGTTGAGGTCGCCATGCCTAAGCCTCCATTCACTTTTTATAGGGCGCATTCCCTTGTCCAGTATGATACACATGTTGTTCTATGGGACTAcagaaaggaaaaacaaaagtgGAAGAAGCAGACACCGCAGCAGGAGTTACTAGATCGGGAAGAATTTACACTTTTGAAAATTTGGTGCAGGGAAGCTCCAGCAAGTCCAAGGCACCAATTGTAGAACTTGAAAATCAAGGTATTTGGAAGAAGGTGCAAGCAAAAGAGTACTTTATTGTTGAGCAATTGAGTAAAACCCAGTCTCAAATATCCATCCTATCATTGTTGCAATCCTCCAAAACTCATCGGAACTCTCTTTTAAAGATCTTGGGTGAAGCATATGTACCATCTAGCATTATCCACGGAGAGGTAGCCCAAATGGTCGGGCAGGTTTTTGAGGCATACCAAATATCTTTTCATGAAGATGAGTTGCCATTTGAAGGAACAGCCCACAACAAGGCTTTGTACATTTCAGCTCAATATCAGGACAAAATGATCACCAAAGCCTTGGTTGATTCAGGCTCCGGTTTGAATATCTGCCCTCTGAGCACGTTGACAAGGCTAGGCGTGGACAGTGCAAAGATCCAAACCTGGAAGATGAATGTGAGAGCTTTTGATGGCTCTCAGAGGGGTACTATTGGGGAATAACCCTGGACATGCTCAATGGTCCCGCTACTTTCCAAATAACGTTTCAGGTCTTGGACATTCCGTCCTCATATAATTTATTGTTGGGTCGTCCTTGGATTTATATGGCTGGAGCGGTTCCCTCTACCTTTCATCAATGCTTAAAGTTTTAATGGGATCATGAAGAGGTTGTAGTCCATGGGAAAAATGGGCATCCTGTATATGCGATAGAAGGAAAGCATCTAGACGGTGAGATGTACCATACAGTTGAGCTTGTTAGCAACATTGAAGTGCAACCTTGGTTTAGCCAGAAAATCATAGATATGATGGCCTGGTTTGGTTTTGAGCTCGGGAAAGGTTTGGGCGCCAATCTACAAGGAATAGTTGAACCTATACAACCCGTTCGTCATTCAACCACTTTTGGCTTGGGGTACAAATATACTACTGAAGAGTGGCTTGATTGGCAACCACCTAGAGATGGGTACTACTATCCATTGAAGAAACTGATACCACCGTTGCACCAATCATTCCAATCAGTAGGTTTCATGGGAGGTATCATTGGTGATCTTTTGGAAGACATGAAGGGTATATCTCTGACCAAGGAAGAAGGAAAGGGTTGCAATGTCGTGATCAACGAGGAGGAGAAAGGGGACCCTAGAGGAAGCAATGAAGTAGGGATCAGCATCAGCATTTGGACCTCAACGCCATCCAGACCTCGTCGGGCATCTGGGTAGCTGTGGAAGAAATTTTTCtatcaaattttaaagttttcaataaacaattttaaatttcagtTCTATGTTATTGTTTTCAAATACTAGTTTTATGAAGCTCTTGAATTTTAATCAATAAAGTTATTTTCCCATCTATTTaatatcttatatttatttgtgcgTTATTCTTTCTTCCAGCAAGATCAATTATAAAAATGTTTAATCTGAGACTATGGAATATAATGAGACTACACAGCTTAACATTAATGACTTAGAGTAAGTCGAACAAAGTGAGGTCCCTGAAGAGTTAATCAGAAAAGTTGAGGAATTCGAGGAAAAACCCAACCCGAATCTAGTGGAAATAGAGGTGTTAAATCTGGGAAATTCAGAAGTGGTACAAGAGACCCGAGTAAGCATCCATATGACGgaagatgacaagaaaaagTATATAGAGTGTCTTATGGAGAATAAGGATATCTTCGCCTAGTCCTATGCAGACATGACAGGGTTAAGCACTTCAATCGTAGCTCATCGACTGCCTACTGATCCAACATATCCTCTTGTGAAGCAGAAGCTAAGAAAATAtaagcctgagttgagtttgaaaatCAAGGAAGAAATATCGAAGCAATTAGATGTTGGAATCCTTCAAGTGACGGAGTACCCGACCTGGCTTGCAAATGTCGTTCTAGTGCCGAAGAAAGACGGAAAGGTTAGAGTCTGTGTGGATTATCGGGATTTCAAAAAAGCTAGTCccaaagataattttccattgcccAACATACACATCTTGattgataactgtgctaagcatgaaACACAATCATTCGTGGATTGCTTTGCTGGCTATCATCAAATTAAGATGCACAAGGAAGATGCTGAGAAGACTTCTTTCATCACACCGTGGGGTGTCTAAAATTACAAGGTAatgccttttgggttaaaaatGTTGGTGCTACATACATGAGGGCGATGACTACTCTGTTTCACGACATGATCCATAAGGAAATCGAAGTTTATGTGGATGACGTCATCATCAAATCAAAGAAGGGTTCAAATCATCTGGATGATCTACAGAAATTCTTTGCCAGATTACGCAAgtataatttgaagttgaatcctGCAAAGTGTGTCTTTGGGGTTCCTACTTGAAAGCTTCTGGGTTTCACTGTCAGTCGTCGGGGTATAGAAGTGGATCCATCAAAAATCAAAGCCATTCGTGATCTACCTTCACCGAAGAGTAAGAAATAGGTAATGAGTTTCCTAGGTCGACTAAATTACATCAGTCATTTCATAGCCCAATCTACTGTCATTTGTGAGCCTATCTTCAAGCTGTTGAAGAAAGATGCTACGGTGAAATGGACAGACGAATGTCAACAAGCGTTTGACAAAATCAAAGATTACTTGTCCAATCCACCTGTGTTGGTTCCACCGGAATCTGGTAGACCACTGTTGTTATACATATCAGTGTTGGATAATGCTTTCAGCTGCATTTTGGGGCAACATGATGAGACTGGAAAGAAGGAGCAGGCGATATATTACATGAGTAAGAAGTTTACATCATATGAGGCTCGATATTCTTTATTGGAGCGTGCTTGTTATGCTTTAACTTGGGTCGCCCAGAAGCTGTGACACTACCTCTCCTCGCATACTACTTATCTAATTTCAAGGATGGACCCCCTGAAGTATATCTTTCAAAAGCCCATGCCTACAGGTAAACTGGCTAAATGGCAATTATTACTGAGCAAGTTTGACATAGTTTATGTTACACAAAAGGCAGTGAAAGCGCAGGCGTTAGCAGATCACATAGC
This region includes:
- the LOC125877460 gene encoding uncharacterized protein LOC125877460 yields the protein MVDNNSNSERVETSEGGQLPSDLVLRLECKILDLEEEVAHMRDLAKLSISIGTQFGENIDNPPHSNQTTMLSNPPTNVPRPEPTHPNIFPPLHAQNTQIPFYHYHQQTKPTIPEPIPNANPAYTPGNNNLNPIYVETVPLIHNYHESESSQKDILIKTLTERLDNFASRVQHVEGSKRLGGLSYEDFCVHPDVELPERYKLPKFELFNGIGDPKAHLRIYYDKLVGVGRDERILMKLFMRSLTGEALSWYIEQDPRKWDEWVNMETDFMKRFGFNVENAPDWFYIQNLKKKPSESFRDYAIRWRFEAARARPPMEESQMKDYFIRAQEPQNYDRMMLVAEKSFAEIIKLGERIKEGIKNGTIINLEAL